One Paraburkholderia sp. IMGN_8 DNA window includes the following coding sequences:
- a CDS encoding acyl-CoA dehydrogenase family protein, which translates to MNATIAESAVTRRHPPLDSDAFDALLAQLTTGFAASAAHYDRTAEFPHANLARLHEFDLLSLTVPVSLGGAGASLPQALKVIRAVARGEPSTALVLVMQYLFHQRLQGNPHWPVELRERVAREAVRDGALINALRVEPELGTPARGGLPSTIAKRSGDGWRIDGSKLYSTGSPGLTWLAVWARSDETPPRVGVWLVHRDTPGVRVGSEWNHLGMRATGSHELVFDNVFVPAAHAVDVHPPGEPGAGLDPLGFAWMSVLLPAVYDGVARAARDWFAQWAANRTPGNLGAPLASLPAFAQTLGRIDALLFNNRVLLDAGARGQHVTLDEAPLVKYMVTNQSIEAVQLAVEASGNPGLSRDNPLERHYRDVLCARIHTPQNDFVLLGAGRAGFAAFSTV; encoded by the coding sequence ATGAATGCCACGATTGCCGAAAGCGCGGTGACGCGCCGTCATCCGCCGCTCGATAGCGATGCGTTCGACGCGCTGCTCGCGCAACTCACCACCGGGTTTGCCGCGAGCGCAGCGCACTACGACCGCACTGCCGAATTTCCGCACGCCAATCTGGCGCGTTTGCACGAGTTCGATCTGCTCTCGTTGACGGTGCCCGTGTCGCTCGGCGGCGCGGGCGCCAGCTTGCCGCAGGCGTTGAAGGTCATACGTGCGGTGGCGCGCGGCGAGCCGTCCACGGCGCTGGTGCTGGTGATGCAGTACCTGTTTCATCAGCGCTTGCAGGGCAATCCGCATTGGCCCGTCGAACTGCGCGAACGCGTCGCGCGTGAAGCGGTGCGCGACGGCGCGCTGATCAACGCGTTGCGCGTCGAACCCGAACTCGGCACGCCGGCGCGCGGCGGCTTGCCGTCGACCATCGCGAAGCGCAGTGGTGACGGCTGGCGTATCGATGGCAGCAAGCTGTATTCGACCGGCAGTCCCGGTCTCACATGGCTCGCGGTGTGGGCACGCAGCGACGAGACGCCGCCGCGCGTCGGCGTGTGGCTGGTGCATCGCGATACGCCGGGCGTGCGGGTCGGCAGCGAGTGGAATCACCTCGGTATGCGCGCCACCGGCAGTCATGAACTGGTATTCGACAACGTGTTTGTGCCAGCCGCGCATGCGGTCGATGTGCATCCGCCGGGGGAGCCCGGCGCCGGGCTCGATCCGCTCGGCTTCGCGTGGATGAGCGTGCTGTTGCCGGCGGTCTACGACGGCGTTGCGCGGGCCGCGCGCGACTGGTTCGCGCAGTGGGCCGCGAACCGCACACCCGGCAATCTCGGCGCGCCGCTCGCGAGCCTGCCGGCGTTCGCGCAGACGCTCGGCCGGATCGACGCGCTGCTGTTCAACAATCGCGTGCTGCTCGACGCGGGCGCGCGCGGCCAACACGTGACGCTCGACGAAGCGCCGCTCGTCAAATACATGGTGACGAATCAATCGATCGAAGCAGTGCAGTTGGCCGTCGAGGCGAGTGGCAATCCCGGCTTGAGCCGCGACAATCCGCTCGAGCGCCACTATCGCGATGTGCTGTGCGCGCGGATTCATACGCCGCAGAACGATTTCGTGCTGCTGGGCGCGGGGCGGGCGGGTTTCGCCGCGTTTTCGACCGTGTGA
- a CDS encoding LLM class flavin-dependent oxidoreductase has translation MSIEFIGMIQTRKVSETHAPQGPSIDINYIEQFARAHETAGFNRILVPHHSTSPDALLTVAHAASVTEKIHFMLAHRPGFVAPTLAARQLATLDHYSGGRLAVHIISGGDDAEQRRDGDYLSHDERYARTDEYLHILRRIWTEDKPFDHAGQYYRFEQGFSEVKPVQQPHIPVYFGGASAPALEIAGRHADVYALWGESKAQVREQVTRVRAEAARHGRTVRFSVSFRPILAATEAAAWERADHILEETRRLRAAQGLGVGGPAQSEGARRLLAASGESDRVDERLWTGIAKEIGGRSNSTALVGTPEQVADTLAEYYALGVSTFLVRGFDPLEDAIDYGRELIPATRERIARVERVAA, from the coding sequence GTGTCAATCGAATTCATCGGCATGATCCAGACCCGCAAGGTGTCTGAAACCCACGCGCCACAAGGCCCGAGCATCGACATCAACTACATTGAACAATTCGCCCGCGCGCACGAGACAGCGGGCTTCAACCGCATCCTCGTGCCGCATCATTCGACGAGCCCCGACGCGCTCCTGACAGTAGCGCACGCCGCCAGCGTCACAGAAAAAATCCATTTCATGCTGGCCCATCGCCCCGGCTTCGTGGCGCCGACCCTCGCCGCGCGCCAGCTGGCAACACTCGATCACTATTCAGGCGGCCGCCTGGCAGTCCACATCATCTCCGGCGGCGACGACGCCGAACAACGCCGCGATGGCGACTACCTCTCGCATGACGAACGCTACGCCCGCACCGACGAATACCTGCACATCCTGCGCCGTATCTGGACCGAAGATAAACCCTTCGATCACGCGGGCCAGTACTACCGCTTCGAACAAGGCTTCTCCGAAGTGAAGCCGGTCCAGCAACCGCATATCCCCGTGTACTTCGGCGGCGCCTCGGCGCCCGCGCTCGAAATCGCCGGCCGTCACGCGGATGTCTACGCGCTTTGGGGCGAATCGAAGGCGCAAGTGCGCGAACAGGTCACCCGCGTGCGCGCCGAAGCCGCCAGGCACGGCCGTACAGTGCGCTTCTCGGTGTCGTTCAGGCCCATTCTCGCCGCCACCGAAGCCGCCGCCTGGGAACGCGCTGATCACATACTCGAAGAAACCCGCCGGCTGCGCGCGGCTCAAGGGCTCGGCGTCGGCGGGCCGGCACAAAGCGAAGGCGCGCGGCGTCTGCTGGCGGCGTCCGGTGAATCGGATCGCGTCGATGAACGTCTGTGGACCGGCATCGCCAAGGAAATCGGCGGGCGCTCGAATTCGACCGCTCTCGTCGGCACGCCCGAACAGGTCGCCGATACGCTCGCCGAGTATTACGCGCTCGGCGTGTCGACCTTCCTCGTGCGCGGTTTCGATCCGCTCGAAGACGCCATCGACTACGGCCGCGAATTGATTCCAGCCACCCGCGAACGGATCGCGCGCGTCGAGCGCGTGGCCGCCTGA
- a CDS encoding rhodanese-related sulfurtransferase, with the protein MSFATEFRTLSFKDVRRALLERQEIALVDVREEDPHARSHPLFAANLPLSRLELEAPLRLPRLAVPIVVFDDGEGLAERAARRLSELGYTGVGLLEGGLQGWRKAGGELFQDVNAPSKAFGELVESERHTPSLEAPQVQALLDREADAVVLDARRFDEYQTMNIPGSISVPGAELVLRARQLAPNPATRIIVNCAGRTRSIIGAQSLINAGVPNPVAALRNGTIGWTLAGQPLAHGSSRRFDPNIDDEVRLAAADAARKVADRAKVGRTSRDEARRWADEAVRTVYRFDVRTPEEYEAGHVPGFRSAPGGQLVQETDMFAPVRGARVILADNDGVRANMSASWLAQMNVEVYVVDGLGAADFSERGAAPAARYAPTPPDADEISPAGLATLLQAPGTVVLDFTTSANYVKRHIPGAWYVIRAQLHDAVRKLPDAQRYVVTCGSSLLARFAAPELAALTGKPVQVLSGGTNAWIEAGLPVESGETRLASPRIDRYRRPYEGTDNAREAMNAYLEWEYGLVAQLGRDGTHGFHVI; encoded by the coding sequence ATGAGTTTCGCTACAGAGTTCCGTACCCTTTCATTCAAGGACGTGCGCCGCGCGCTGCTGGAGCGCCAGGAAATCGCGCTCGTCGACGTACGCGAGGAAGATCCGCACGCGCGCAGTCATCCGCTCTTTGCGGCGAACCTGCCGCTGTCGCGGCTCGAACTGGAAGCGCCGCTGCGTCTGCCGCGTCTCGCGGTGCCGATCGTCGTGTTCGATGACGGCGAAGGTCTCGCCGAACGCGCCGCGCGCCGTTTGAGCGAGCTGGGCTATACCGGGGTCGGCTTGCTCGAAGGCGGTCTGCAAGGCTGGCGTAAGGCCGGCGGTGAGCTGTTCCAGGACGTCAACGCGCCGAGCAAGGCGTTCGGCGAACTGGTCGAAAGCGAGCGGCATACGCCGTCGCTCGAAGCGCCGCAAGTGCAGGCGCTGCTCGACCGCGAAGCCGACGCGGTGGTGCTCGACGCGCGCCGCTTCGACGAGTACCAGACCATGAACATCCCCGGCAGTATCAGCGTGCCGGGCGCGGAACTGGTGCTGCGCGCACGGCAGCTGGCGCCGAATCCCGCCACGCGCATCATCGTCAATTGCGCGGGGCGCACCCGCAGCATCATCGGCGCGCAGTCGCTGATCAACGCGGGCGTGCCCAATCCGGTCGCGGCGCTGCGCAACGGCACGATCGGCTGGACGCTCGCCGGTCAGCCGCTCGCGCACGGCAGTTCGCGCCGCTTCGATCCGAATATCGACGACGAAGTTCGTCTGGCCGCCGCCGACGCTGCGCGCAAGGTGGCGGATCGCGCGAAAGTGGGCCGCACGTCGCGTGACGAAGCGCGCCGCTGGGCCGACGAAGCGGTACGCACCGTCTATCGTTTCGACGTGCGTACGCCGGAAGAATACGAAGCGGGCCACGTGCCCGGTTTTCGCAGCGCGCCCGGCGGTCAGCTCGTGCAGGAAACCGACATGTTCGCGCCGGTGCGCGGCGCGCGCGTGATCCTCGCGGACAACGACGGCGTGCGCGCGAACATGAGCGCATCGTGGCTCGCGCAGATGAACGTCGAGGTGTACGTGGTGGACGGCCTGGGCGCCGCCGACTTCAGTGAACGGGGCGCGGCGCCCGCTGCACGGTATGCGCCCACACCGCCGGACGCCGATGAGATTTCGCCCGCCGGGCTGGCGACGCTGCTGCAGGCGCCCGGCACCGTCGTGCTCGATTTCACGACGAGCGCGAACTACGTGAAGCGTCATATTCCGGGTGCGTGGTACGTGATTCGCGCGCAACTCCATGACGCCGTGCGCAAGCTGCCCGACGCGCAACGCTATGTGGTGACTTGTGGCAGCAGTCTGCTGGCGCGCTTTGCAGCGCCGGAACTGGCCGCGTTGACCGGCAAGCCGGTGCAGGTGCTGAGCGGCGGCACGAACGCGTGGATCGAAGCGGGCTTGCCGGTCGAAAGCGGCGAGACGCGGCTGGCTTCGCCGCGCATCGACCGTTACCGGCGTCCGTATGAAGGTACCGACAACGCGCGCGAAGCGATGAACGCGTATCTGGAGTGGGAATACGGTCTCGTCGCGCAACTCGGCCGCGACGGCACGCACGGTTTTCATGTGATCTGA
- the hisQ gene encoding histidine ABC transporter permease HisQ, with protein MFLYGFGPVLLAGTIQTIELSVLSLAASVLLGLAGAAAKLSFNRPLRAIATGYTTLIRSVPDLVLMLLLFYSIQIAVNNLTDALNLPQFDIDPFVAGVLTLGFIYGAYFTETFRGAFLAVPRGQLEAGSAYGMSGVRVFTRILFPQMMRFALPGIGNNWQVLVKATALVSIIGLADVVKAAQDAGKSTFNMFFFILVAALIYLAITTASNLVLIWLERRYSIGVRHAEL; from the coding sequence GTGTTCCTTTACGGCTTTGGTCCGGTGTTGCTGGCCGGCACGATCCAGACGATCGAGCTGTCCGTCCTGTCGCTGGCAGCCTCCGTGCTGCTCGGCCTCGCGGGCGCGGCGGCGAAACTCTCGTTCAACCGCCCGCTGCGGGCAATCGCGACCGGCTATACGACGCTGATCCGCTCGGTGCCCGATCTGGTCCTGATGCTGCTGCTGTTCTACAGCATCCAGATCGCGGTCAACAATCTGACCGATGCGCTCAATCTGCCGCAGTTCGATATCGATCCGTTCGTGGCCGGCGTGCTGACGCTCGGCTTCATCTACGGCGCGTATTTCACCGAGACCTTCCGCGGTGCGTTTCTCGCGGTGCCGCGCGGTCAGCTCGAAGCGGGCAGCGCGTATGGCATGAGCGGCGTGCGCGTGTTCACGCGCATCCTGTTTCCGCAGATGATGCGCTTCGCGCTGCCCGGCATCGGCAACAACTGGCAGGTGCTGGTGAAGGCCACCGCGCTGGTGTCGATCATCGGTCTCGCTGATGTCGTCAAGGCCGCGCAGGATGCCGGCAAGAGCACCTTCAACATGTTCTTCTTCATTCTGGTCGCCGCACTGATCTATCTGGCGATCACCACTGCATCGAATCTCGTGCTGATCTGGCTCGAACGGCGTTATTCGATTGGCGTGCGGCACGCGGAGCTCTGA
- a CDS encoding class II aldolase/adducin family protein, with the protein MTDLSVAVLKNTPAGKAPTLQRHEPIRKFWFDDVPPRESIADERRHRQERLAVAFRLFARYGFDQGLAGHITARDPEWSDHFWVNPFGKHFSRIRVSDLLLVNAQGEIVIGEGPVNQAAFAIHAAIHEARPDVVAAAHTHSLYGKAWSSLGRTLDPLTQDSCAFYQDHALFDDFRGVVLDTDEGARIAAALGVRRAVILKNHGILTAGPGVEAAAWWYIALDNACHAQLLAEAAGTPQAIPHDVATLTHEQMGRPGGALFAFESLLEGLVEAEPDVLT; encoded by the coding sequence ATGACCGATCTGTCTGTCGCCGTCCTCAAAAACACGCCTGCGGGCAAGGCACCGACGCTCCAGCGCCACGAACCCATACGCAAATTCTGGTTCGACGACGTGCCGCCGCGCGAAAGCATCGCGGATGAACGCCGCCATCGGCAAGAACGCCTCGCAGTGGCGTTTCGTCTGTTCGCGCGCTACGGCTTCGATCAGGGGCTCGCCGGTCATATCACCGCGCGCGATCCGGAATGGTCCGATCATTTCTGGGTCAATCCGTTCGGCAAGCACTTCAGCCGCATCCGCGTGTCCGATCTGCTGCTGGTGAATGCGCAGGGCGAGATCGTCATCGGCGAGGGTCCTGTGAATCAGGCGGCCTTCGCGATTCATGCGGCGATTCATGAGGCGCGTCCCGATGTGGTCGCGGCGGCGCACACGCATTCGCTCTACGGCAAAGCGTGGTCGTCACTCGGCCGCACACTCGATCCGCTGACGCAGGACTCCTGCGCGTTTTATCAGGACCACGCGCTGTTCGACGATTTCCGCGGTGTCGTGCTCGATACCGATGAAGGCGCGCGCATCGCGGCGGCGCTGGGCGTTCGTCGCGCGGTGATCCTGAAGAATCACGGCATCCTTACCGCTGGTCCGGGCGTCGAGGCCGCCGCGTGGTGGTACATCGCGCTCGATAACGCCTGCCACGCGCAATTGCTCGCCGAAGCCGCCGGCACGCCGCAAGCGATTCCACACGATGTCGCGACGCTCACGCACGAGCAGATGGGCCGCCCAGGCGGCGCACTGTTTGCGTTCGAGAGCCTGCTGGAAGGGCTTGTCGAAGCCGAGCCCGACGTACTGACCTGA
- a CDS encoding cysteine dioxygenase codes for MTQALRTDRLRAFVGRIASLVDDAVLEAQLLEAGGAHLRELIAHDDWLPDAFAQPDPERYQQFLLYADARQRFSVVSFVWGPGQATPVHDHTVWGLIGVLRGAEIAQDYRVAPGGTLVEEGAPRRLDAGAVDAVSPRIGDIHRVSNAFGDLTSISIHVYGANIGAVTRSVYPASGGRKNFISGYSNDVLPNIWNVSKEFPIP; via the coding sequence ATGACCCAAGCCTTAAGAACGGACCGGCTGCGCGCGTTCGTCGGCCGGATCGCGTCCCTTGTCGACGACGCCGTGCTCGAAGCGCAACTCCTCGAAGCCGGCGGCGCGCATCTGCGCGAGCTGATCGCCCACGACGACTGGTTGCCCGACGCCTTCGCGCAGCCCGATCCCGAGCGCTATCAGCAATTCCTGCTGTACGCGGATGCACGGCAGCGTTTCTCGGTCGTCAGCTTTGTCTGGGGACCGGGGCAAGCGACACCGGTGCACGATCACACCGTATGGGGTTTGATCGGGGTGCTGCGTGGCGCGGAAATTGCACAGGATTATCGCGTCGCACCAGGCGGCACCTTAGTCGAGGAGGGCGCGCCGCGGCGTCTGGACGCCGGCGCCGTGGATGCCGTGTCGCCGCGCATCGGCGATATTCATCGTGTCAGTAATGCTTTTGGCGACCTTACGTCGATCAGCATTCACGTGTACGGTGCAAATATCGGCGCGGTGACGCGCTCGGTTTATCCGGCAAGCGGCGGCCGTAAGAATTTCATCTCGGGCTACTCGAACGACGTGTTGCCCAATATCTGGAATGTTTCGAAGGAGTTCCCGATCCCATGA
- a CDS encoding ABC transporter substrate-binding protein, translating to MHLDLSKVRLRVATYKGGDATLLKTAGLADTPYTIDWSEFQSGNAMIEAMNGGSLDIASGSEIPPIFARLQNAQVRVIAVYKDDVNNQVVLVPKGSTIRSIADLKGKRVGYLRATTTHYYLLRMLEEAGLSFSDIQATSLAPRDGFAAFNAGSLDAWAIYGYNVPLAISQAGARVLKNANGYLSGNYLYYGHPAVLADPQRRAASADLLVRLQRACTWFGQHQDAYAKVLSTELRVPEEAILSLYRNQSQARRITGVTAADIASEQQVADTFARAAVIDRRVDVALLWTDTFNAALAHGT from the coding sequence TTGCACCTCGACCTCAGCAAAGTCCGTCTGCGTGTCGCGACTTACAAAGGCGGCGATGCCACGCTGCTCAAAACGGCCGGCCTCGCGGATACGCCTTACACGATCGACTGGTCCGAATTCCAGTCCGGCAACGCGATGATCGAAGCGATGAACGGCGGCTCGCTCGATATCGCCTCGGGCAGCGAGATTCCGCCGATCTTCGCGCGACTGCAAAACGCCCAGGTGCGCGTGATCGCCGTCTACAAGGACGACGTCAACAACCAGGTCGTGCTGGTGCCGAAGGGCTCGACGATCCGTTCGATTGCCGATCTGAAGGGTAAGCGCGTCGGCTATCTGCGCGCGACCACCACGCATTACTACCTGCTGCGCATGCTCGAAGAAGCAGGGCTGTCGTTTAGCGATATCCAGGCGACCTCGCTCGCGCCGCGCGACGGTTTTGCCGCCTTCAATGCCGGTTCGCTCGATGCATGGGCGATCTACGGCTACAACGTGCCGCTCGCGATCTCGCAAGCCGGCGCGCGCGTGTTGAAAAACGCCAACGGTTATCTGTCCGGCAATTACCTGTACTACGGACATCCTGCGGTGCTGGCCGACCCGCAACGGCGCGCCGCTTCCGCGGATCTGCTGGTGCGGCTGCAACGCGCCTGCACGTGGTTCGGCCAGCATCAGGACGCGTACGCAAAGGTGTTGTCCACTGAACTGCGCGTGCCGGAAGAAGCAATTCTGTCCTTGTATCGCAACCAGAGCCAGGCGCGCCGCATCACCGGCGTCACGGCGGCGGACATCGCGAGCGAGCAGCAGGTTGCCGATACCTTCGCGCGCGCGGCGGTGATCGATCGGCGCGTCGATGTCGCGCTGCTGTGGACCGACACCTTCAACGCCGCGCTCGCCCACGGCACCTGA
- a CDS encoding LLM class flavin-dependent oxidoreductase, which produces MIPFSVLDLSPVTAGATPAEAFKNTLDLAQHAENWNYHRYWLAEHHNMTGIASAATSVVIGYVAGGTRKIRVGSGGIMLPNHAPLVIAEQFGTLASLYPDRIDLGLGRAPGTDQTTARALRRDLQNSAESFPDDVVELQRYFADPVPGQRIRAVPGAGLHVPLWLLGSSLYSAQLAAALGLPFAFASHFAPDHMLTALRLYRAQFRPSATLDKPYAMVGVNLFAADTTADAQRLFTSLQQQFINLRRGTPGQLQPPVDRLEAAEMELNSVAHSLACTVLGDRDAVREGLLSVIEQTGADELMLTAQIYDHAARLRSFEIAAQVREELIGSR; this is translated from the coding sequence ATGATCCCTTTCTCGGTCCTAGACCTATCGCCAGTCACCGCAGGTGCCACCCCAGCTGAAGCATTCAAAAACACACTAGACCTGGCGCAGCATGCGGAAAATTGGAACTACCACCGCTACTGGCTAGCGGAACACCACAACATGACCGGCATCGCCAGTGCCGCCACCTCAGTGGTGATCGGCTACGTCGCCGGCGGCACCCGGAAAATCCGCGTCGGCTCCGGCGGCATCATGCTGCCCAACCACGCTCCGCTAGTCATCGCAGAGCAATTCGGTACCCTCGCCTCGCTCTATCCGGATCGCATCGACCTGGGCCTCGGCCGCGCGCCCGGGACCGATCAGACCACCGCCCGCGCGCTGCGCCGCGATCTGCAAAATAGCGCGGAGTCGTTCCCCGACGACGTCGTCGAGCTGCAACGCTATTTCGCCGACCCCGTGCCGGGCCAACGCATTCGCGCCGTGCCAGGCGCCGGTCTGCATGTGCCGCTGTGGCTGCTCGGCTCATCGCTCTACAGCGCGCAACTCGCCGCGGCGCTCGGTCTGCCATTCGCGTTCGCGTCGCACTTCGCGCCCGATCACATGCTCACCGCGCTGCGGCTCTATCGCGCGCAATTCCGGCCGTCGGCGACACTCGATAAACCCTACGCCATGGTCGGCGTCAATCTGTTCGCCGCCGATACCACCGCCGATGCGCAGCGTCTCTTCACGTCGCTGCAACAGCAGTTCATCAACCTGCGCCGCGGTACGCCCGGCCAGTTGCAGCCGCCCGTCGACCGGCTCGAAGCAGCGGAAATGGAGTTGAACAGCGTCGCGCATTCGCTCGCCTGCACGGTGCTCGGCGATCGCGATGCGGTGCGCGAAGGCCTGCTGTCGGTGATCGAACAAACCGGCGCGGACGAGTTGATGCTGACCGCGCAAATCTACGATCATGCAGCCCGCCTGCGATCGTTCGAAATCGCCGCGCAAGTGCGCGAGGAATTGATCGGCAGCAGGTAA
- a CDS encoding patatin-like phospholipase family protein encodes MIHRRRYSRIGLVLGGGAARGWAHIGAIRALQDAGIKPDVVCGTSIGALVGAVYANGDLDWLEEWVSRLTWQTVVRLLDLRLSGGLLGGRKVIQLFADKFDGRSIAQLNMPFAAVATELDTGRESWLQDGSVVDAVRASIAIPGIFTPVWHNGVWLVDGGLSNPVPVSVARGMRADCVIAVDLNNDILNGRDFGGAVVDTPAIDPTAPPPVALRRNGKPWPRWLAPAEARGVDDVRVPPAPSTRVPSMLSSIAQSIDIMQVRITRSRLAGEPADILIQPRLGGMGIFDFHRAAPAIEEGRAAVEYMLPAIRARLGID; translated from the coding sequence ATGATACATCGACGTCGATACAGCCGTATCGGGCTGGTGTTGGGTGGGGGCGCCGCGCGCGGCTGGGCGCATATCGGCGCGATTCGCGCGTTGCAAGACGCGGGCATCAAGCCGGATGTGGTGTGCGGCACATCGATCGGGGCGCTGGTCGGCGCGGTGTATGCGAACGGCGATCTCGACTGGCTTGAAGAATGGGTTTCGCGGCTCACGTGGCAAACGGTGGTGCGTCTGCTCGATCTGCGTCTGTCGGGCGGCTTGCTAGGCGGGCGTAAAGTGATCCAGTTATTCGCGGACAAATTCGACGGCCGCTCGATTGCGCAGTTGAACATGCCGTTCGCGGCGGTTGCTACTGAACTCGATACGGGCCGCGAAAGCTGGTTGCAGGACGGCAGCGTGGTGGATGCCGTGCGCGCGTCGATTGCGATTCCCGGGATTTTCACGCCGGTTTGGCACAACGGCGTGTGGCTGGTGGACGGCGGCTTGAGCAATCCGGTGCCGGTCTCGGTGGCGCGCGGCATGCGGGCGGACTGCGTGATCGCTGTCGATCTGAACAACGATATTCTGAACGGCCGCGATTTTGGCGGCGCGGTGGTCGATACGCCCGCGATTGATCCGACAGCGCCGCCGCCTGTCGCATTACGGCGTAATGGCAAGCCTTGGCCACGGTGGCTTGCACCGGCTGAGGCACGCGGTGTCGACGATGTTCGGGTGCCGCCTGCGCCGAGCACGCGCGTGCCTTCGATGCTTAGCTCGATCGCGCAGAGCATCGATATCATGCAAGTGCGGATTACGCGGAGTCGTCTTGCCGGCGAACCGGCGGATATTTTGATTCAACCGCGGTTGGGGGGGATGGGGATTTTTGATTTTCATCGGGCCGCGCCGGCGATTGAAGAGGGCCGTGCGGCGGTGGAATATATGTTGCCGGCTATTCGGGCTCGGCTCGGGATTGATTAG